In a genomic window of Streptococcus oralis:
- a CDS encoding F0F1 ATP synthase subunit epsilon translates to MAHLTVQIVTPDGLVYDHHASFVSVRTLDGEMGILPRHENMIAVLAVDEVKVKRIDDDTHVNWIAVNGGIIEIANDIITIVADSAERARDIDISRAERAKLRAEREIEEAHDKHLIDQERRAKIALQRAINRINVGNRL, encoded by the coding sequence ATGGCTCATTTAACTGTCCAGATCGTGACACCAGATGGCCTCGTCTATGATCACCATGCCAGCTTTGTATCGGTACGAACTCTGGATGGTGAGATGGGGATCTTGCCACGACATGAAAATATGATTGCTGTTTTAGCGGTTGATGAAGTGAAGGTAAAACGTATCGATGATGATACTCATGTGAACTGGATAGCAGTGAACGGAGGAATTATCGAGATTGCTAATGATATCATTACTATTGTAGCAGACTCAGCAGAGCGTGCTCGTGATATTGACATCAGTCGTGCAGAACGTGCGAAACTTCGAGCTGAACGAGAAATCGAAGAAGCCCATGACAAGCACTTGATTGACCAAGAACGTCGTGCAAAAATCGCATTGCAACGTGCTATCAACCGTATCAATGTCGGAAATAGACTATAA
- the atpA gene encoding F0F1 ATP synthase subunit alpha has translation MAINAQEISALIKQQIENFKPNFDVSETGVVTYIGDGIARAHGLENAMSGELLIFENGSYGMAQNLESTDVGIIILGDFTDIREGDTIRRTGKIMEVPVGDSLIGRVVDPLGRPVDGLGDIHTDKTRPVEAPAPGVMQRKSVSEPLQTGLKAIDALVPIGRGQRELIIGDRQTGKTTIAIDTILNQKGQDMICIYVAIGQKESTVRTQVETLRQYGALDYTIVVTASASQPSPLLFLAPYAGVAMAEEFMYQGKHVLIVYDDLSKQAVAYRELSLLLRRPPGREAFPGDVFYLHSRLLERSAKVSDELGGGSITALPFIETQAGDISAYIATNVISITDGQIFLGDGLFNAGIRPAIDAGSSVSRVGGSAQIKAMKKVAGTLRIDLASYRELEAFTKFGSDLDAATQAKLNRGRRTVEVLKQPVHKPLPVEKQVTILYALTHGFLDTIPVDDIVRFEEEFHTFFDAHYPEILETIRETKDLPEEAVLDAAITEFLNQSSFQ, from the coding sequence TTGGCAATTAACGCACAAGAAATCAGCGCTTTAATTAAGCAACAAATTGAAAATTTCAAACCCAATTTTGATGTGTCTGAAACAGGTGTTGTAACCTATATCGGGGACGGAATTGCGCGTGCTCACGGTCTTGAAAATGCCATGAGTGGAGAGCTGTTGATCTTTGAAAACGGCTCTTATGGGATGGCGCAAAACTTGGAGTCAACTGATGTCGGTATTATCATCCTTGGAGACTTTACAGATATTCGTGAAGGTGATACCATTCGCCGTACAGGTAAAATCATGGAAGTACCGGTGGGGGACAGCCTAATCGGACGTGTTGTCGACCCACTTGGTCGTCCAGTTGATGGTCTTGGTGATATCCATACTGACAAGACTCGTCCAGTGGAAGCGCCAGCTCCTGGCGTTATGCAACGTAAGTCTGTATCAGAACCATTGCAAACAGGTTTGAAAGCTATTGACGCCCTTGTTCCGATTGGTCGTGGTCAACGTGAGTTGATTATCGGTGACCGTCAGACAGGGAAAACAACTATTGCGATTGATACGATCTTGAACCAAAAAGGTCAAGATATGATCTGTATCTACGTAGCAATTGGACAAAAAGAATCAACAGTCCGTACACAAGTAGAAACACTTCGTCAGTACGGTGCCTTGGACTACACAATCGTTGTGACAGCCTCTGCTTCACAACCATCTCCATTGCTCTTCCTAGCTCCTTATGCCGGAGTTGCTATGGCGGAAGAATTTATGTACCAAGGCAAGCATGTTTTGATCGTTTATGATGATCTTTCAAAACAAGCGGTCGCTTATCGTGAACTTTCTCTCTTGCTTCGTCGTCCACCAGGTCGTGAAGCCTTCCCAGGGGATGTTTTCTACCTTCACAGCCGTTTGCTTGAGCGCTCAGCTAAAGTTTCTGATGAACTTGGTGGTGGATCTATTACAGCCCTACCATTTATCGAGACACAAGCTGGAGATATCTCTGCCTATATCGCAACCAACGTGATTTCTATCACTGACGGACAAATCTTCCTTGGTGATGGTCTCTTCAATGCGGGTATTCGTCCAGCCATTGATGCGGGTTCATCTGTATCCCGTGTAGGGGGTTCGGCACAAATCAAAGCCATGAAGAAAGTTGCTGGTACACTCCGTATCGACCTTGCTTCATACCGTGAGTTGGAAGCTTTCACTAAGTTTGGTTCTGACTTGGATGCAGCAACACAGGCTAAGTTAAACCGTGGACGTCGTACTGTGGAAGTATTGAAACAACCTGTTCACAAACCACTACCTGTTGAGAAACAAGTAACCATTCTCTATGCTTTGACACATGGTTTCTTGGATACGATTCCTGTAGATGACATTGTTCGTTTTGAGGAAGAGTTCCATACTTTCTTTGATGCTCATTATCCAGAGATTTTGGAAACCATTCGTGAAACAAAAGACTTGCCAGAAGAAGCAGTCTTGGATGCTGCGATTACAGAGTTTCTCAATCAATCCAGCTTCCAATAA
- the atpD gene encoding F0F1 ATP synthase subunit beta — protein sequence MSSGKIAQVIGPVVDVLFTAGETLPEINNALVVYKNDERKTKIVLEVALELGDGMVRTIAMESTDGLTRGMEVLDTGRPISVPVGKETLGRVFNVLGDTIDLDAPFAEDAERQPIHKKAPTFDELSTSSEILETGIKVIDLLAPYLKGGKVGLFGGAGVGKTVLIQELIHNIAQEHGGISVFTGVGERTREGNDLYWEMKESGVIEKTAMVFGQMNEPPGARMRVALTGLTIAEYFRDVEGQDVLLFIDNIFRFTQAGSEVSALLGRMPSAVGYQPTLATEMGQLQERITSTKKGSVTSIQAIYVPADDYTDPAPATAFAHLDSTTNLERKLVQLGIYPAVDPLASSSRALAPEIVGEEHYAVAAEVKRVLQRYHELQDIIAILGMDELSDEEKTLVARARRIQFFLSQNFNVAEQFTGQPGSYVPVAETVRGFKEILEGKHDQLPEDAFRGVGSIEDVIAKAEKMGF from the coding sequence ATGAGTTCAGGTAAAATTGCTCAGGTTATCGGACCCGTTGTAGACGTCTTGTTTACAGCAGGGGAAACACTTCCTGAGATTAACAATGCACTTGTCGTCTACAAAAATGACGAAAGAAAAACAAAAATCGTCCTTGAAGTAGCCTTGGAGTTGGGTGATGGTATGGTCCGTACAATCGCCATGGAATCAACAGATGGTTTGACTCGTGGAATGGAAGTTTTGGACACAGGCCGTCCAATCTCCGTTCCAGTAGGTAAAGAAACTTTGGGACGTGTCTTCAACGTTTTGGGAGATACCATTGACTTGGATGCTCCTTTCGCTGAGGACGCTGAGCGTCAGCCAATTCATAAGAAAGCTCCAACTTTTGATGAATTGTCTACCTCATCTGAAATTTTGGAAACAGGGATTAAGGTTATCGACCTTCTTGCCCCTTACCTTAAAGGTGGGAAAGTTGGACTCTTCGGTGGTGCCGGAGTTGGTAAAACTGTCTTGATCCAAGAATTGATTCACAACATTGCCCAAGAACATGGTGGTATTTCAGTATTTACTGGTGTTGGGGAACGTACTCGTGAGGGGAACGACCTTTACTGGGAAATGAAAGAATCAGGCGTTATCGAGAAAACAGCCATGGTATTTGGTCAGATGAATGAGCCACCAGGAGCCCGTATGCGTGTTGCCCTTACTGGTTTGACAATCGCCGAATATTTCCGTGATGTAGAAGGCCAAGATGTGCTTCTCTTTATCGATAATATCTTCCGTTTCACTCAAGCTGGTTCAGAAGTATCTGCCCTTTTGGGTCGTATGCCTTCAGCCGTTGGTTACCAACCAACACTTGCTACTGAAATGGGTCAATTGCAAGAGCGTATCACATCAACTAAGAAGGGTTCTGTAACCTCTATCCAGGCTATCTATGTGCCAGCGGATGACTATACTGACCCTGCGCCAGCAACAGCTTTCGCTCACTTGGATTCAACTACAAACTTGGAACGTAAGTTGGTACAGTTGGGTATTTACCCAGCCGTTGACCCTCTAGCTTCAAGCTCTCGTGCCTTGGCACCTGAGATTGTTGGTGAGGAGCACTATGCAGTTGCTGCTGAGGTTAAACGTGTCCTTCAACGTTACCATGAATTGCAAGATATCATTGCTATCCTTGGTATGGATGAACTTTCTGATGAAGAAAAGACCTTGGTTGCACGTGCCCGTCGTATCCAGTTCTTCTTGTCTCAAAACTTTAACGTTGCAGAACAATTTACTGGTCAACCTGGTTCTTATGTGCCAGTAGCGGAAACAGTTCGTGGCTTTAAGGAAATCCTTGAAGGAAAACATGACCAGCTACCAGAAGATGCCTTCCGTGGTGTCGGTTCAATCGAAGACGTCATTGCTAAGGCAGAAAAAATGGGATTTTAA
- a CDS encoding F0F1 ATP synthase subunit gamma, giving the protein MAVSLNDIKTKIASTKNTSQITNAMQMVSAAKLGRSEEAARNFQVYAQKVRKLLTDILHGNGSGGSTNPMLISRPVKKTGYIVITSDRGLVGGYNASILKAVMELKEEYHPDGKDFEIICIGGMGADFFKARGIQPIYELRGLADQPSFDEVRKIISKTIEMYQNELFDELYVCYNHHVNTLTSQMRVEQMLPIVDLDPNEADEEYSLTFELETSRDEILEQLLPQYAESMIYGAIIDAKTAENAAGMTAMQTATDNAKKVINDLTIQYNRARQAAITQEITEIVAGASALE; this is encoded by the coding sequence ATGGCAGTATCTCTAAATGATATTAAAACAAAAATCGCCTCAACCAAAAATACGAGTCAAATCACTAATGCTATGCAAATGGTATCGGCTGCCAAGTTAGGTCGCTCTGAAGAAGCAGCGCGCAACTTCCAAGTATACGCTCAGAAGGTTCGTAAGCTTTTGACGGATATTCTGCATGGTAACGGATCTGGTGGTTCAACCAATCCGATGCTCATCAGTCGCCCAGTTAAGAAAACAGGCTATATCGTTATTACTTCAGACCGTGGCTTGGTTGGAGGTTATAATGCTTCCATCCTTAAAGCCGTTATGGAGTTGAAAGAAGAATACCATCCAGATGGTAAAGATTTTGAGATAATCTGTATCGGTGGTATGGGAGCTGATTTCTTTAAGGCTCGTGGTATTCAGCCAATCTATGAACTACGTGGCTTGGCAGATCAACCTAGTTTTGATGAAGTTCGTAAAATTATTTCAAAAACGATTGAGATGTACCAAAACGAACTTTTTGATGAATTGTACGTCTGCTACAACCATCATGTCAATACTCTCACAAGTCAAATGCGTGTGGAACAAATGCTTCCGATTGTTGACTTGGATCCAAATGAAGCGGATGAAGAGTATAGCTTGACCTTTGAGTTGGAAACGAGCCGTGATGAGATTCTAGAGCAGTTGTTGCCACAGTATGCCGAAAGTATGATTTACGGGGCTATTATCGATGCCAAGACAGCTGAGAATGCTGCAGGTATGACCGCCATGCAAACGGCGACTGATAATGCCAAGAAGGTCATCAATGATTTGACAATCCAGTATAACCGTGCTAGACAGGCGGCGATTACACAAGAAATTACAGAAATCGTAGCGGGGGCTAGTGCCTTAGAATAA